The following proteins are co-located in the Spea bombifrons isolate aSpeBom1 chromosome 3, aSpeBom1.2.pri, whole genome shotgun sequence genome:
- the MFSD4B gene encoding sodium-dependent glucose transporter 1, which yields MAGSGKKKKQVRFARAAELEEAEEEEDEDTLFEKRPLGLRSGDGLEEESGRRKAIEDEVRLVSGGRRGKRGQSCVLGELRCWVTTVMCAAFLGLGMAIAVLGPTFPDLAENVESTVSNISYIFVGRSLGYLGGSVLGGILFERVNQHLLLGISLLATAAGLCVIPWCKKALVLTAIMLVVGTSMGFLDTGGNVVILNTWGDQSGPHVQALHFSFALGAFVAPILAKVLLDFLPLDSIHFEVATVGNNVVKPSLDPLDMPLGIKKPLLSYIVIGTYLLLVSLFLFFMYIKSRPNQSAEKGPEEKPLVAKYHNALIFLLFLFFFGYVGAEVAYGSYIFTYATSIVKMDPDKAAGLNSVFWGVFAAVRGLAICFATCLYPGTMLLLSVVGCTLSSLCLVLFSTNHIVLWIASGLYGASMATTFPSGVSWMQQYTTISGTSASIFVVGAALGEMAIPASVGYLQGLFPEIPVLMYTTLLSSTLTAVLFPVMYKLATSPQDKARWYGSENEDRRALLSGSGLEEEEDDEDARHWNEADFEAIEMSEQRMNSPTVIQEATHEVTSITEVTSPALSTHANGREAEPISNKSPSKILLSADREKDD from the exons ATGGCGGGCAGCGGCAAAAAGAAGAAACAGGTGCGCTTCGCCCGGGCAGCAGAGCTGGAGGAGgccgaagaagaagaagacgaggACACGTTGTTTGAGAAGCGGCCGTTGGGGCTGAGATCCGGGGATGGCTTGGAAGAGGAGAGCGGTCGGAGGAAGGCCATTGAGGATGAAGTGCGGCTGGTGTCCGGCGGCAGGAGAGGGAAGAGAGGACAGAGCTGTGTGCTGGGGGAGCTGAGGTGCTGGGTGACGACCGTCATGTGCGCTGCCTTCCTGGGGCTG GGAATGGCCATTGCGGTCCTGGGACCCACGTTTCCAGATCTGGCTGAAAACGTGGAAAGCACAGTGTCTAACATTTCCTACATATTTGTGGGCCGCTCATTAGGATATCTTGGCGGGTCAGTTCTAGGCGGCATCCTGTTTGAACGCGTGAACCAACACCTTCTTCTAG GGATTTCCTTGCTGGCTACTGCTGCTGGTCTTTGTGTCATACCGTGGTGTAAGAAGGCACTGGTTTTAACAGCTATCATGTTAGTTGTGGGAACGTCCATGGGATTTTTAGACACTG gtgGTAATGTTGTCATCTTGAATACCTGGGGGGATCAGTCTGGACCACACGTGCAAGCCTTGCATTTTAGTTTTGCTTTAGGTGCATTTGTAGCTCCGATCTTGGCAAAAGTGTTACTGGATTTTCTGCCCCTGGACAGCATTCACTTTGAGGTTGCCACGGTGGGCAATAATGTTGTCAAGCCTTCTCTTGACCCTTTAGATATGCCACTGGGAATAAAAAAGCCTCTGCTATCTTATATTGTAATTGGGACGTATCTTTTGCTggtgtctttatttttattttttatgtacataAAAAGTAGACCCAACCAGTCAGCAGAAAAGGGTCCTGAAGAAAAACCATTAGTAGCCAAATACCACAATGCTCTTATTTTTCtcctcttcttgtttttttttggctatgTTGGGGCGGAAGTTGCCTATGGctcttatatatttacatatgccACCTCCATTGTCAAAATGGATCCCGACAAAGCAGCAGGACTAAATTCTGTGTTTTGGGGGGTGTTTGCTGCTGTGCGGGGGCTGGCCATCTGTTTTGCTACTTGCTTGTATCCTGGCACTATGCTGCTTCTTAGTGTGGTCGGCTGTACATTGTCATCCCTGTGTTTAGTTCTTTTTAGTACCAACCATATTGTACTTTGGATTGCAAGTGGCCTCTATGGAGCCTCAATGGCTACCACCTTTCCCAGTGGAGTTTCCTGGATGCAGCAGTACACAACTATTAGCGGGACATCTGCATCAATATTTGTTGTTGGAGCAGCTCTTGGAGAGATGGCTATTCCTGCATCTGTGGGTTATCTTCAAGGATTGTTTCCCGAAATCCCTGTTCTGATGTACACAACCCTACTTTCCTCCACCCTGACGGCCGTGCTCTTTCCAGTCATGTACAAACTGGCTACTTCTCCACAAGATAAAGCACGGTGGTATGGATCGGAGAATGAAGACCGCAGGGCTTTACTTTCAGGCTCTGGAttagaggaggaggaagacgaTGAGGATGCAAGACATTGGAATGAAGCTGACTTTGAAGCCATTGAAATGAGTGAGCAAAGGATGAACTCTCCCACTGTGATACAAGAAGCAACTCATGAGGTGACCTCCATTACAGAAGTCACCAGTCCGGCACTTTCAACCCATGCCAATGGTAGAGAAGCAGAACCTATATCTAACAAATCCCCCTCCAAAATATTACTGAGTGCCGACAGAGAGAAGGATGACTAG